One genomic window of Denticeps clupeoides chromosome 14, fDenClu1.1, whole genome shotgun sequence includes the following:
- the frk gene encoding tyrosine-protein kinase SRK2, which produces MDLRERLTACCHATFPCFNKPAEGKAAGTAITHADISVVRNDARDAAEPRRAPPSRPPQAAAYIALFDYTARTADDLSVRPGDRLEVLDKSHGDWWLARALTGVSAGRQGYVPANYVAAEETIDAEPWYFPDTKRSDAEKLLLLEGNRQGAFLVRNCESQRGELAVSVLDEGKVKHYRIKKLDLTGDYYVTTGQYFHTVKELVDYYSKHDGLCLRLGVPCKKVEAPQTHGLSYNTADQWEIERGSVRLLQRLGAGQFGEVYEGVWNDTTPVAVKTLKPGTMDSEDFLREAQIMKKLRHPKLIQLYAVCTVGEPVYIITELMRNGSLLDYLHKDKGRTLKICNQVEMGAQVAAGMAYLELQNYIHRDLAARNVLVGENNICKVADFGLARVFKMDENVYEAREGTKFPVKWTAPEAISDSKFSIKSDVWSFGILLYEIMTFGQMPYPTFTNYQVVQKVPTGYRMSCPASCPTVLYNIMLDCWKDKAAERPTFETLQWKLEDFFDLDVTSYDDASRY; this is translated from the exons ATGGACCTCAGGGAAAGGCTGACGGCGTGCTGCCACGCCACGTTCCCGTGCTTCAACAAGCCGGCCGAGGGCAAAGCCGCGGGGACGGCGATCACCCACGCCGACATCTCGGTGGTCAGGAACGACGCCCGGGACGCGGCGGAGCCCCGACGCGCCCCGCCGTCGCGGCCCCCGCAGGCCGCCGCCTACATCGCGCTGTTCGACTACACGGCGCGGACCGCGGACGACCTGAGCGTCCGGCCCGGGGACCGGCTGGAGGTCCTGGACAAGAGCCACGGGGACTGGTGGCTGGCCCGGGCGCTGACGGGCGTCTCGGCCGGCAGGCAGGGCTACGTGCCGGCCAACTACGTGGCCGCGGAGGAGACGATCGACGCGGAGCC ATGGTACTTTCCAGACACGAAGAGATCAGATGCGGAGAAGCTGCTCCTGCTGGAGGGCAATCGCCAGGGCGCGTTCCTCGTCCGGAACTGCGAGAGCCAGAGAGGGGAGCTGGCCGTCTCGG TTCTGGACGAAGGCAAAGTGAAACACTACCGAATCAAAAAGCTGGACCTCACGGGAGATTACTACGTCACCACCGGCCAGTACTTTCATACCGTGAAGGAGCTCGTGGACTATTACTCGAAACACGATGGACTCTGTTTGCGCCTCGGTGTGCCCTGCAAAAAG GTGGAGGCCCCGCAAACCCACGGGCTGTCCTACAACACGGCGGACCAATGGGAGATCGAGCGCGGCTCCGTGCGCCTCCTGCAGAGGCTGGGCGCCGGCCAGTTCGGGGAGGTGTACGAGGGCGTGTGGAACGACACCACGCCCGTCGCCGTGAAGACACTCAAGCCAG GCACGATGGACTCTGAGGACTTCCTGCGCGAGGCTCAGATCATGAAGAAGCTGCGGCACCCCAAGCTGATCCAGCTCTACGCCGTGTGCACGGTGGGGGAGCCCGTCTACATCATCACCGAGCTGATGAGGAACGGCAGCCTGCTGGACTACCTGCACA AAGACAAGGGCAGGACGCTGAAGATCTGTAACCAGGTGGAGATGGGGGCTCAGGTGGCGGCCGGCATGGCCTACCTGGAGCTGCAGAACTACATCCACAGAGACCTCGCCGCCAGGAACGTCCTGGTCGGGGAGAACAACATCTGCAAGGTGGCGGACTTCGGCCTGGCCCGAGTCTTCAAG ATGGACGAGAACGTGTACGAGGCCAGGGAGGGCACCAAGTTCCCGGTGAAATGGACGGCGCCCGAGGCCATCAGCGACAGCAAGTTCAGCATCAAGTCCGACGTCTGGTCGTTTGGAATTCTGCTCTATGAAATCATGACGTTCGGACAGATGCCATATCCAA CCTTTACCAACTACCAAGTGGTACAGAAGGTACCCACGGGCTACAGGATGTCCTGCCCGGCCAGCTGCCCGACTGTCCTCTACAACATCATGCTGGACTGCTGGAAGGACAAGGCCGCGGAGAGGCCCACGTTCGAAACGCTGCAGTGGAAGCTGGAGGATTTCTTCGACCTGGACGTTACGTCGTACGACGACGCCAGCCGCTACTAG